A portion of the Nakamurella flava genome contains these proteins:
- a CDS encoding FAD-dependent monooxygenase yields the protein MTPRHVLISGAGIAGPTLAWWLVRYGFRCTVVERFAELRTGGQNIDIRGAAREVLRRMGLDDEVGARGTGEIGTRFVDCDGRAVGEFPQTPGETDGPTAEREVLRGQFAELLHERTRDDVDYRFGVQVDRIEQPADGAARVTLTDGTTLDCDVVVLAEGINSRTRGRLADAFGVHERRLGVSIGYFSVPRVPADAQDGTWWRWYNATGGRSITLRPDNVGRQRVTLSFRSAPVAADLRSMDAQKDVLRRRFAGAGWQSDRILAALPDVDDLYLEDLGQVRADRWSDGRVALLGDAAWCASPVSGMGTSLALVGAYVLAGELAAHVHHQDALARYEERMRPYVTRAQKLPPGAPGVMHPRTRLGVAALRTAFRVAAAGPLRRFETTLFQPPADQFVLPDYRHLRAVETATTEKG from the coding sequence ATGACCCCACGACACGTCCTCATCTCCGGCGCCGGCATCGCCGGCCCCACGCTCGCCTGGTGGCTGGTGCGGTACGGATTCCGCTGCACCGTCGTCGAGCGGTTCGCCGAGCTGCGCACCGGCGGCCAGAACATCGACATCCGCGGCGCGGCACGAGAAGTCCTGCGCCGGATGGGTCTGGACGACGAGGTCGGCGCCCGCGGAACCGGTGAGATCGGCACCCGTTTCGTCGACTGCGACGGGCGCGCGGTCGGCGAGTTCCCGCAGACCCCGGGCGAGACCGACGGACCCACCGCCGAACGGGAGGTCCTGCGGGGGCAGTTCGCCGAGCTCCTGCACGAGCGGACCCGCGACGACGTGGACTACCGGTTCGGCGTCCAGGTGGACCGGATCGAGCAGCCGGCGGACGGCGCCGCGCGCGTCACGCTGACCGATGGGACGACGCTCGACTGCGACGTCGTGGTGCTCGCCGAGGGCATCAACTCGCGCACCCGCGGCCGGCTCGCCGACGCCTTTGGCGTGCACGAACGCCGCCTCGGCGTGTCGATCGGCTACTTCTCGGTGCCCCGCGTCCCCGCCGATGCCCAGGACGGCACCTGGTGGCGCTGGTACAACGCGACCGGCGGCCGGTCGATCACCCTGCGCCCGGACAATGTCGGGCGTCAACGGGTCACTCTGTCGTTCCGGTCGGCACCGGTCGCGGCCGACCTGCGGTCGATGGATGCCCAGAAGGATGTGCTGCGGCGACGGTTCGCCGGAGCCGGATGGCAGAGCGACCGGATCCTCGCCGCCCTGCCCGATGTCGACGACCTCTACCTGGAGGATCTGGGCCAGGTCCGGGCCGACCGCTGGTCCGACGGGCGGGTCGCCCTGCTGGGCGATGCCGCCTGGTGCGCCTCGCCGGTCAGCGGCATGGGCACGAGCCTGGCCCTGGTCGGTGCGTACGTCCTCGCCGGCGAGCTGGCCGCGCACGTGCACCATCAGGACGCCCTCGCCCGCTACGAGGAGCGGATGCGGCCGTACGTCACCAGGGCGCAGAAGCTCCCGCCGGGCGCCCCTGGCGTCATGCACCCGCGCACTCGACTGGGGGTGGCCGCCCTCCGGACGGCGTTCCGGGTCGCCGCGGCCGGGCCTCTCCGCCGCTTCGAGACGACGCTCTTCCAGCCGCCGGCCGATCAGTTCGTGCTGCCCGACTACCGCCACCTGCGCGCGGTCGAGACGGCCACGACCGAAAAGGGCTGA
- a CDS encoding MarR family winged helix-turn-helix transcriptional regulator, with amino-acid sequence MAVSSPPPPDPGDDLRSGAQAFGNRQQVFEHYLAGQLGVDHSGLMVMNLLLTQGPTTPTELAGRLGISTAAMSLVLNRLEAAGHTRRARHPSDGRKLVVTALPESGARAMSLVQPVIDGIDRIAAEMTPAERRTVLEFFRQLIEVYDAAVHPAGPAAPPSASPPA; translated from the coding sequence ATGGCCGTCTCGTCTCCCCCGCCGCCGGACCCCGGCGACGATCTGCGATCCGGCGCCCAGGCGTTCGGGAACCGGCAGCAGGTGTTCGAGCACTACCTGGCCGGCCAGCTGGGCGTCGACCACTCCGGTCTGATGGTGATGAACCTGCTGCTGACCCAGGGACCGACGACCCCGACCGAACTGGCCGGCCGGCTCGGGATCTCCACCGCCGCCATGAGTCTCGTGCTCAACCGGCTCGAGGCCGCCGGGCACACCCGCCGGGCCCGACACCCTTCCGATGGTCGCAAACTGGTGGTCACGGCGCTGCCGGAATCGGGCGCCCGGGCGATGAGCCTGGTACAGCCGGTGATCGACGGCATCGACCGGATCGCCGCGGAGATGACCCCGGCCGAACGACGGACGGTGCTGGAGTTCTTCCGGCAGCTGATCGAGGTGTACGACGCCGCGGTCCACCCGGCCGGCCCCGCAGCACCTCCCTCGGCGTCGCCGCCGGCCTGA